The following proteins come from a genomic window of Acinetobacter sp. SAAs474:
- a CDS encoding sensor histidine kinase codes for MTVHDEFEKYNPDHKQLQLQCSQSALFLLQMKVNLMQIQDMHAELPAFLQLLKRHSPQTHLPEYGLVMCYPFRQESFIFHAQDQPLVSYDIHLLQSHLLPRSAQIYPSHEIVLNIETHQCLRLFVGQKFAVWRIYFNYQPEPVQQSAYLYQLDLHLQQGFQIWTKQQDHIQQILQQERRDFSAELHDSIAQVIGFLRLKSAQINQQCKKSEHYHPLVCQTEELAAYTHYAYQQVRELITASRLTYQELDFIAALKKIVAEFEHQSSIAFELDLRVTQLRVSAQQSVQLLYIIRESLSNIVRHAHATVASISVQQKQQQWHIAIADNGRGIQPKMQRTDSFGLDIMQERAEKIGAVLRILPNKPSGTCVYIDLDIAKLRSN; via the coding sequence ATGACAGTGCATGATGAGTTTGAAAAATATAATCCAGATCATAAGCAATTACAGTTACAGTGCAGTCAAAGTGCACTGTTTTTATTGCAAATGAAAGTTAATCTGATGCAAATACAAGATATGCATGCAGAGTTACCCGCTTTTTTACAATTATTAAAACGACATTCACCGCAAACCCATTTACCAGAATATGGCTTAGTCATGTGTTATCCATTTCGTCAGGAGAGTTTTATTTTTCATGCGCAGGATCAGCCATTGGTATCATATGATATCCATTTATTGCAAAGCCATTTATTACCACGTTCAGCACAAATTTATCCAAGCCATGAAATAGTATTGAATATCGAGACACATCAATGTTTGCGCCTTTTTGTGGGGCAAAAATTCGCGGTATGGCGCATTTATTTTAACTACCAGCCAGAGCCTGTACAGCAGTCGGCATATTTATATCAGCTAGATTTGCACCTTCAGCAAGGTTTTCAGATTTGGACAAAGCAACAAGATCATATACAACAAATTTTACAGCAAGAGCGCCGTGATTTTTCTGCAGAGTTACATGACAGCATTGCACAAGTCATTGGATTTTTGAGATTAAAGTCGGCACAAATCAATCAGCAGTGCAAAAAGTCTGAGCACTATCATCCGCTTGTTTGTCAAACAGAAGAATTAGCAGCCTATACCCATTATGCATATCAACAGGTGCGTGAGCTTATTACTGCATCTCGGTTAACCTATCAAGAACTGGATTTTATTGCTGCATTAAAAAAAATCGTCGCGGAATTTGAACATCAATCCAGCATTGCATTTGAATTAGATTTACGTGTAACACAATTGAGGGTGAGCGCTCAGCAATCTGTACAACTCCTTTATATCATTCGAGAAAGTCTAAGCAATATTGTTCGGCATGCACATGCAACAGTTGCATCAATTTCAGTGCAGCAAAAACAACAGCAATGGCATATTGCTATTGCAGATAATGGTCGTGGTATTCAACCAAAAATGCAGCGTACAGATAGTTTTGGGCTCGATATTATGCAAGAACGTGCAGAGAAAATTGGTGCAGTACTACGAATTTTACCCAATAAACCTTCTGGTACCTGTGTATACATCGAT